In Styela clava chromosome 14, kaStyClav1.hap1.2, whole genome shotgun sequence, the following are encoded in one genomic region:
- the LOC120344401 gene encoding uncharacterized protein LOC120344401, which produces MSDEDGIVSELRMKKKRSRAGYESHFTKLLKTIEDLMLDPQKYKEVVGAKEAVDAAFENCINACEDFRNSVNTGLEMDKLEFEEATVKCDEIFRKKAVCDKLYGEYLQRYNAAASKNNSVSSKSRKTSVASHRSKSSNKSSVRSSVAARARLDAKLADLQAKREREQATLEKEKLNIEKRALDAEYLADEAKLIAESFEETEGSIMSSNLDSNQLEYTSCASENLVSGIEPLTKPKFVNIYDPKSNVPFVKTEPSSFELQPIPERKIENIPISSPAVVSPVKTNFSDVRVPLMTSTLTNAINMSNPGLQRSSEVPVTSFVQSGHCVYNPVMSGMPVSSYAPATGGVSVASQFPVTSGVSGMGEYHRVSSVPVQNVYGSSVAVTSLSSPAIPVYPVVPTCPASMGEHLKVDLPEFDGDPLRYPEFLSEFTAAVDVENIPANRKLIILLKCTKGIAREAIRSCVITKPWERGYKRALDILNERFGKKHMIIDSFMKELIEGKPLRDNNSADLHKLVTLMDNCEIVFDQWDCMDNLNNSVNLKKIFSRLPEDLQSGYAKIASGIYEVGREPMFSDLKDYVMQIARGASTMYGEIVCSNREQKKSRSPKRGTVPKTRDRVSSFVTDSNAIPSRGAIAKFDCPFCGSGNQHPLWKCLKFKKMTPKERSLWVGRNELCYNCLLSGHKANECTRNVLCNVDGCGKKHNVLLHFPPRQKPGGSTNPVSSCSGKETSAPVSGAGEKATCGATSCSVEATGGVGNVRLKVLPVTVRGKAIGGREISTYALLDPGSTVSLCTSGLMRELGISGVKTNFSVQTVTGHKIQEGFEVALTATGAGNSLVLDRVLTVERLPNLKSSIPSVRDTELYSHFSHVDISDNTDREVKLLIGSNVPDAHDVLEVKRGKRGQPRAVKTLLGWTLFGPESVSNCDNNFVNFIHCDDNILHRQLCQIYEHDFNDNACESASSLSVEDKRALSIMEKTVCKVNGHYEVGLPWKNKEVKLPNNRTMVEKQLMYQRRKFIRDPELFECYKSVINDYLDNGYARKIPNDELVTSDKTFYLGHHSTKQSKFRVVFNGAGTFRGVSLNDNLLQGPDYANNLAGVLLRFRQERIGVMADIKAMFHQVRVRPEDCDSLRFLWWPNDDLSSQASDYSMLVHIFGSRSSPSVAGFALRKCASDNEPGVEQSVVDTVLKNFYVDDLLKSLAKSGDAINLVKQLSVLLESGGFHLTKFISNCREVLEQIPESERAKTLVNLDLDNLPVERALGLYWDTDLDKFVTKVNVKDKPTTRRGMLSTMSQIFDPIGFLQPFILPMKKILQKLCKQDLGWDDEIPDGEKACWMNWLQDLPHLESVSIPRCLKSSDMNDPSEIQMHIFCDASETGYGCACYMRMLNKSDGTVHCSFVMGKSRVTPSKPVTIPRLELTAAVVAVKLGQFVKTQLEYKIDRVIYWTDSMSVLQYITNTTRRFHTFVANRLAVIHEGSEPSQWRHIDTKCNPADIASRGLKPYQLDKAKIWFEGPVFLMREESLWPKSKPIRGILNNDPELKQDLSVYCVRDNLKENPIKHLLSRYSTLEKLQRSTAWLLRYRSYLRWKVAKSRGDGDVGQLKTGHFEICELHCAIDCIVRFVQREQFGKQIDALHNHSSLEEKIVRTPKKSLSRNEQMRSIQKLNPIVVDGILRVGGRLDRSHLPLESRYPVILPSDSYVTNLVIDMYHEREGHSGTLHVLSAIREKFWIIKGHATVRRRLSKCFTCCRWNSKVGEQVMAPLPKVRVTPSDHAFMETACDYFGPILVKRGRSEEKRYGCMFSCMATRAVHIEIAKSLDTSSFINVFQRFINRRGRPRKMYSDNGTNFIGAERELREGIQNWNQNQISKVMQQQNIEWCFSVPLASHTNGAWERMIRSFRKLMRAIAGERLLDDDALHTFTTQCESILNGRPICPIGDSPDDLATLSPNMLLLGRPNPNLPPDQFMKADGYKKSWRQVQLMTDCFWKRWLKEYLPTLQLRQKWHKPVRNFAIGDIVLIVDEKTKRGFWPKGLIEEVFPDSDGHVRSVRVRTADSCYMRDIRKLCLLEGVV; this is translated from the coding sequence ATGTCTGATGAAGATGGTATTGTTTCTGAACTGcgaatgaaaaagaaaagatcTCGTGCGGGATATGAAAGCCACTTTACAAAGCTTCTGAAAACCATTGAGGATCTAATGCTGGACCCACAGAAATACAAAGAGGTTGTGGGTGCAAAAGAAGCTGTGGATGCTGCATTTGAGAACTGTATTAATGCTTGTGAAGACTTTCGAAATTCTGTCAATACCGGTCTGGAGATGGACAAGCTTGAGTTTGAAGAAGCGACTGTAAAGTGTGATGAAATTTTCAGAAAGAAAGCGGTATGTGATAAATTATATGGTGAATATTTGCAGCGATACAATGCTGCCGCCAGCAAAAATAACTCTGTGTCTAGTAAATCAAGAAAAACAAGTGTTGCTTCTCATAGAAGTAAATCTTCAAATAAATCATCTGTGAGATCATCAGTAGCTGCCAGAGCTCGTTTGGATGCCAAGCTAGCTGATCTTCAAGCTAAACGTGAACGTGAACAAGCTACTTTGGAAAAGGAGAAATTGAACATTGAAAAAAGAGCTTTGGATGCGGAATATCTTGCAGATGAAGCGAAATTGATAGCTGAGAGTTTCGAAGAAACTGAAGGATCTATCATGAGTTCTAATTTGGATAGCAATCAATTGGAGTATACAAGTTGTGCCTCTGAAAACTTGGTCAGTGGGATAGAGCCATTGACAAAACCTAAATTTGTGAACATTTATGATCCTAAATCTAATGTGCCTTTTGTAAAGACTGAACCCTCATCATTTGAGTTGCAGCCGATTCCTGAAAGAAAAATAGAGAACATTCCTATATCAAGTCCTGCTGTGGTTTCCCCTGTAAAGACAAACTTTTCTGATGTTCGTGTGCCATTGATGACGTCAACATTGACTAATGCTATAAACATGTCCAATCCTGGACTGCAGAGATCGTCCGAAGTTCCTGTCACATCGTTTGTACAATCTGGACATTGTGTTTACAATCCGGTAATGAGTGGCATGCCGGTGTCGAGTTATGCCCCGGCCACAGGTGGTGTGTCGGTGGCGAGCCAATTCCCAGTCACGAGTGGCGTGTCTGGAATGGGTGAATATCATCGTGTGAGCAGTGTTCCTGTCCAGAATGTCTACGGTTCGAGTGTAGCAGTGACATCTTTGAGCTCTCCTGCAATTCCTGTGTATCCGGTGGTTCCTACATGTCCAGCATCAATGGGTGAACATCTGAAAGTTGATCTACCTGAGTTCGACGGTGATCCACTGAGGTATCCAGAGTTTCTGAGTGAATTTACAGCAGCAGTGGATGTGGAAAATATTCCAGCAAATCGTAAGCTTATTATTCTTTTAAAATGTACGAAGGGCATTGCCAGAGAGGCAATTCGGTCATGTGTAATTACTAAACCATGGGAAAGGGGTTACAAGCGGGCCCTAGACATTCTCAATGAGAGGTTTGGCAAAAAACATATGATTATAGATTCCTTTATGAAAGAATTGATTGAAGGAAAACCTCTTCGTGATAATAACTCTGCTGACTTGCATAAGTTAGTAACATTAATGGATAATTGTGAGATTGTTTTTGACCAATGGGATTGTATGGATAATCTTAATAATAGTgttaatttgaaaaagattttttcCAGGTTGCCTGAAGATTTGCAGTCTGGCTATGCTAAGATTGCAAGCGGCATTTATGAGGTGGGGAGGGAACCAATGTTTTCCGATTTAAAGGATTATGTTATGCAAATTGCTCGTGGTGCTTCTACCATGTATGGGGAGATTGTCTGTTCGAATAGGGAACAGAAAAAGTCGAGAAGTCCTAAACGAGGGACTGTTCCCAAGACTAGGGATAGGGTGTCCTCCTTTGTGACCGATTCCAATGCTATACCTAGTAGGGGGGCCATTGCAAAGTTTGATTGTCCTTTTTGTGGGTCAGGTAATCAACATCCATTATGGAAATGCCTGAAGTTTAAGAAAATGACTCCTAAAGAAAGATCATTGTGGGTGGGCAGAAATGAATTGTGTTATAATTGCCTTTTGAGTGGTCACAAAGCAAATGAGTGTACCCGCAATGTGTTATGCAATGTTGATGGATGTGGCAAAAAGCACAATGTGCTGCTGCATTTCCCACCTCGGCAAAAGCCGGGTGGTTCTACTAATCCTGTAAGTTCTTGTTCAGGAAAAGAGACGAGTGCTCCGGTCAGTGGGGCCGGTGAGAAAGCTACATGTGGAGCAACTTCCTGTAGCGTGGAGGCTACGGGAGGGGTTGGGAATGTTAGACTCAAAGTGTTGCCAGTCACGGTCAGGGGTAAGGCCATAGGAGGTAGGGAGATATCAACCTATGCCCTGTTAGACCCGGGATCTACGGTGTCCCTTTGTACTAGTGGGCTCATGAGGGAGCTAGGTATAAGTGGGGTTAAAACCAATTTTTCTGTGCAGACTGTGACTGGTCATAAAATCCAAGAGGGGTTTGAGGTAGCGTTGACTGCAACGGGTGCAGGCAACTCCCTAGTGCTGGATAGAGTTCTAACTGTTGAGCGTTTGCCAAACTTAAAATCGAGTATTCCCAGTGTGCGTGATACTGAATTGTATTCACATTTTTCCCATGTTGATATTTCTGATAATACGGATAGGGAGGTCAAGCTTCTTATAGGCTCAAATGTCCCAGATGCCCATGATGTGTTAGAGGTTAAACGCGGGAAAAGGGGACAGCCCAGAGCGGTGAAAACCTTGTTGGGGTGGACACTGTTTGGCCCAGAGAGTGTTTCTAATTGTGATaataattttgtgaattttattcATTGTGATGATAATATTTTACATCGCCAATTGTGTCAAATTTATGAGCATGATTTTAATGATAATGCATGTGAATCTGCATCCTCACTGTCTGTTGAAGACAAGCGGGCATTGTCTATCATGGAAAAAACTGTTTGTAAAGTTAATGGACATTATGAAGTGGGACTCCCATGGAAGAATAAAGAGGTAAAACTTCCTAATAATCGTACCATGGTTGAGAAACAATTAATGTACCAAAGGAGAAAATTTATTCGAGACCCAGAATTGTTTGAGTGTTATAAGAGCGTGATAAATGATTACTTGGACAATGGGTATGCGAGAAAAATACCTAATGATGAATTGGTGACTagtgacaaaactttttatttggGGCATCATAGTACGAAACAATCAAAATTCCGTGTAGTTTTCAATGGGGCCGGAACTTTTCGTGGGGTTTCCTTAAACGATAATTTATTACAAGGACCAGATTATGCGAATAATTTGGCTGGAGTTCTCTTGAGATTTCGACAAGAAAGAATTGGTGTGATGGCAGATATCAAGGCTATGTTCCATCAGGTGAGAGTGAGGCCAGAAGATTGTGACTCGCTTCGGTTTTTGTGGTGGCCGAATGATGATTTGTCATCTCAAGCAAGTGACTATtccatgttggtacacatatttgGAAGCCGTTCAAGTCCATCAGTTGCAGGTTTCGCCTTGAGGAAATGTGCTTCAGATAATGAGCCGGGTGTTGAACAATCGGTAGTTGATACTGTGCTGAAGAATTTTTATGTTGACGATTTGTTGAAATCCTTAGCAAAGAGTGGTGACGCTATAAACTTGGTTAAGCAATTGTCTGTTCTACTGGAAAGTGGTGGATTCCATCTGACGAAATTTATCAGCAATTGTCGAGAGGTGCTTGAGCAAATTCCAGAAAGTGAGCGAGCAAAGACTTTGGTGAATTTGGATCTTGATAATCTACCGGTGGAACGAGCCCTGGGGTTATATTGGGATACTGATTTGGATAAATTCGTGACCAAGGTGAATGTGAAAGACAAACCAACTACAAGACGGGGTATGCTTTCTACCATGAGCCAGATATTTGATCCGATTGGATTTCTGCAGCCATTTATTTTGCCTATGAAGAAAATTCTGCAGAAATTATGTAAACAAGATTTGGGGTGGGACGATGAAATTCCTGATGGTGAAAAGGCTTGCTGGATGAACTGGTTGCAAGATTTACCGCATCTGGAAAGTGTTTCTATTCCTCGTTGTTTGAAATCATCAGATATGAATGACCCTAGTGAAATTCAAATGCATATTTTTTGTGATGCAAGTGAAACCGGATATGGATGTGCATGCTATATGCGAATGTTGAACAAGTCTGATGGAACCGTGCATTGCAGTTTTGTTATGGGAAAGTCAAGAGTGACACCTTCAAAACCAGTGACTATACCAAGGCTAGAGTTGACTGCGGCAGTGGTAGCAGTGAAGTTGGGTCAGTTTGTGAAGACTCAGCTGGAGTACAAAATTGATAGAGTAATTTATTGGACCGACTCAATGTCAGTGTTGCAGTATATCACTAATACGACAAGACGCTTTCATACTTTTGTGGCGAATCGTCTTGCTGTTATTCATGAGGGATCAGAGCCTTCGCAGTGGAGACATATTGACACGAAATGTAACCCGGCTGATATTGCATCTCGAGGTTTGAAACCGTATCAGTTGGACAAGGCAAAGATTTGGTTTGAGGGACCTGTTTTTTTGATGAGAGAAGAAAGCCTATGGCCAAAATCAAAACCTATTCGTGGCATATTAAATAATGACCCTGAATTGAAGCAAGATTTATCTGTGTATTGTGTCAGAGATAACTTGAAGGAAAATCCAATCAAGCATTTGCTTTCGAGATACTCTACTTTGGAGAAACTTCAGAGATCGACAGCTTGGCTTTTGAGATATCGATCTTATCTCAGATGGAAGGTGGCTAAATCTCGAGGTGATGGAGATGTCGGTCAGCTGAAAACAGGACATTTTGAGATTTGTGAATTACACTGTGCAATTGATTGCATAGTAAGATTTGTGCAAAGAGAGCAGTTTGGAAAACAAATCGATGCTTTGCATAATCATTCATCTTTGGAAGAAAAGATTGTCAGGACGCCAAAGAAGTCATTATCAAGAAATGAGCAGATGAGATCAATACAGAAACTGAATCCTATTGTTGTGGATGGGATCTTGAGAGTTGGTGGTCGTCTTGATCGTTCACATTTGCCATTGGAAAGTAGATATCCAGTAATTTTGCCGAGTGATAGTTATGTTACTAATTTGGTGATTGACATGTATCATGAAAGAGAAGGTCACAGTGGTACTTTGCATGTTTTATCTGCAATTCGTGAGAAATTTTGGATTATTAAGGGACATGCAACTGTGCGTCGAAGATTGAGCAAATGTTTTACTTGCTGTCGATGGAACTCTAAGGTGGGGGAGCAAGTGATGGCACCGTTACCAAAGGTTCGAGTGACACCTAGTGATCATGCCTTTATGGAAACTGCCTGTGATTATTTTGGACCAATATTAGTGAAGAGAGGCAGGAGTGAGGAGAAAAGATATGGATGTATGTTCAGTTGTATGGCCACACGAGCGGTTCATATCGAGATTGCTAAGTCACTGGATACTTCATCGTTCATAAATGTGTTTCAGAGATTTATAAACAGACGTGGACGACCAAGGAAAATGTACAGTGATAATGGAACAAACTTCATTGGTGCTGAGAGAGAACTTCGTGAAGggattcaaaattggaatcaaaatcaaatttctaaAGTTATGCAACAGCAAAACATTGAATGGTGTTTTTCTGTACCTTTGGCTTCACATACAAATGGAGCATGGGAAAGAATGATAAGATCTTTTCGAAAATTGATGAGAGCAATTGCTGGGGAGAGATTATTAGATGATGATGCTCTGCATACATTTACAACACAGTGTGAAAGCATTTTAAATGGGAGACCAATTTGTCCGATTGGAGATAGCCCGGATGATCTCGCAACTTTGAGTCCTAATATGTTGTTACTTGGTAGGCCTAATCCGAATCTACCTCCTGATCAATTCATGAAAGCAGATGGATATAAGAAGTCGTGGCGCCAGGTACAATTAATGACAGATTGTTTCTGGAAGAGGTGGTTGAAAGAATATTTGCCAACATTGCAGTTGAGGCAAAAGTGGCACAAGCCTGTGAGAAACTTTGCCATTGGAGATATTGTTCTCATTGTGGATGAAAAGACTAAGAGAGGATTCTGGCCGAAAGGGTTAATCGAGGAAGTATTTCCTGATTCAGATGGGCATGTCCGCAGTGTACGTGTGAGGACTGCGGATTCTTGTTACATGCGAGACATTCGTAAATTGTGTTTGTTAGAGGGAGTTGtgtaa